Proteins encoded together in one Streptomyces sp. TLI_171 window:
- a CDS encoding SpoIIE family protein phosphatase, giving the protein MFGADPVIGADLARVDWTATPLGDPAGWPQSLRSALDILLSSRFAMWMAWGPELTFFCNAAYRRDTLGDKYPWALGRPFREVWSEVWDAVSPRIETVLTEGEATWDEALLLQLQRSGYTEESYHTFSYSPLRDESDAVVGVLCVVSEETQRVVAERRMATLRDLGSDPGAVRTEGEFLAFSAEQLARNPYDLPFTLTYLFEEGGGARLAASSGIAADHPAAPARTGAEDAGPWPAAAARRGEATAPPLVGDPFRDLPCGAWQEPPRQALVVPLNSPSGGEPSGFLVVGLNRHRPLDDAYRGFVELVAGRLAAGVSSARSHEAQQRRAEQLAELDRAKTAFFSNISHEFRTPLTLIAGPVESLRKTLADAGPDVREEVETVHRNALRLGRLVNTLLDFSRIEAGRMRARPEPVDLAQLTAELAAVFRSAVERAGLALEVDCPPLSAPVLVDPVLWEKIVFNLLSNALKFTFEGTVRVRVRERGGRARVSVADSGIGVPAAELPHLFDRFHRVENSRARSHEGSGIGLALVKELVDLHGGTITADSVPHHGTVFTVDLPLAPGRTAVADRPPAAGAEAFVQEALRWEPRPEDAAAGPARAAGAEPGGPAHVLVADDNADMRDYLARILRGAGHRVSTAGDGGAALAAVRADLPDLVISDVMMPGTDGLQLVAALRADARTAALPVLLLSARAGRDDALDGFDSGADDYLVKPFAAADLLARVRAALRLARLRERHTRWNEALVDSLQDAFFVCDEDGAVVRINAAFAGVLGYGAAGLPYRPQHPWWPDPAVDPDGHRLAVAALADATAAGHGSCTVPATHRDGHRVWLHATYNRVRDPGSGRTVTVGTFRDVTAEYYAVQRESALASLADCLARAASAEEALAGALDELRGLWRARHVVAARFEEGGAPPRLWSAAADRPAAATGWAELSEPRRAALAALAAAPALTPTPGPTGTGIRLELPDGPVALLVELGERRPFTREDELLLTLLAGRLAQGLARAHQIDRQRETAIALQRAILGPARLPADFAARYEPATPPLEVGGDWYDTVPLPDGRIGIVVGDCVGRGLAAASVMGQLRSACRALLLQDPGPARTLTALDSFAAALPGAVCTTVFCGVLDPVSGELRYSGAGHPPGVLALADGFTVLLEGARSLPLAVRPGRPRPEATVQVPGGSTLLLYTDGLVERRRSPLTEGIAEAGRALVAGAGLPVAELADHVMGRLRPAEGFEDDVAVLVYRRPGGPPAP; this is encoded by the coding sequence GTGTTCGGCGCCGACCCGGTGATCGGCGCCGACCTGGCGCGGGTGGACTGGACGGCCACCCCGCTGGGCGACCCGGCGGGCTGGCCGCAGAGCCTGCGCTCGGCGCTGGACATCCTGCTGTCCTCGCGGTTCGCGATGTGGATGGCGTGGGGCCCCGAGCTGACGTTCTTCTGCAACGCCGCCTACCGCCGCGACACGCTGGGCGACAAGTACCCGTGGGCGCTCGGTCGGCCGTTCCGGGAGGTGTGGTCGGAGGTCTGGGACGCCGTGAGCCCGCGCATCGAGACCGTGCTGACCGAGGGCGAGGCGACCTGGGACGAGGCGCTGCTGCTCCAGCTCCAGCGCTCGGGCTACACGGAGGAGAGCTACCACACCTTCTCCTACAGCCCGCTGCGTGACGAGTCCGACGCGGTGGTCGGCGTGCTGTGCGTGGTCAGCGAGGAGACCCAGCGGGTGGTCGCCGAGCGGCGGATGGCCACCCTGCGCGACCTGGGCTCCGACCCGGGCGCGGTGCGCACCGAGGGCGAGTTCCTCGCGTTCAGCGCCGAGCAGCTCGCCCGCAACCCGTACGACCTGCCCTTCACCCTCACCTACCTGTTCGAGGAGGGCGGCGGGGCCAGGCTGGCCGCCTCCTCGGGCATCGCCGCGGACCATCCGGCCGCCCCGGCCCGGACCGGCGCGGAGGACGCCGGGCCGTGGCCGGCCGCCGCCGCGCGCCGCGGCGAGGCCACCGCGCCGCCGCTGGTCGGCGACCCGTTCCGCGACCTGCCGTGCGGGGCGTGGCAGGAGCCGCCCCGGCAGGCGCTGGTGGTGCCGCTGAACAGCCCGAGCGGCGGCGAGCCGAGCGGGTTCCTGGTGGTCGGCCTGAACCGGCACCGCCCGCTGGACGACGCCTACCGGGGTTTCGTCGAGCTGGTCGCCGGCCGTCTGGCGGCCGGGGTGTCCAGCGCCCGGAGCCACGAGGCGCAGCAGCGGCGGGCCGAGCAGCTGGCCGAGCTGGACCGGGCGAAGACCGCGTTCTTCTCCAACATCAGCCACGAGTTCCGCACCCCGCTGACCTTGATCGCCGGACCGGTCGAGAGCCTGCGCAAGACGCTCGCGGACGCCGGCCCCGACGTCCGCGAGGAGGTGGAGACGGTGCACCGCAACGCCCTGCGGCTGGGCCGGCTGGTCAACACCCTGCTGGACTTCTCCCGTATCGAGGCGGGCCGGATGCGGGCCCGGCCGGAGCCGGTCGACCTCGCGCAGCTCACCGCGGAGCTGGCCGCCGTGTTCCGCTCGGCGGTGGAGCGCGCCGGTCTGGCGCTGGAGGTCGACTGCCCGCCGCTGTCCGCTCCGGTGCTGGTCGACCCGGTCCTGTGGGAGAAGATCGTCTTCAACCTGCTGAGCAACGCCCTCAAGTTCACCTTCGAGGGGACGGTCCGGGTCCGGGTCCGGGAGCGCGGCGGACGGGCCCGGGTGTCCGTCGCGGACAGCGGGATCGGCGTCCCCGCCGCGGAGCTGCCGCACCTGTTCGACCGCTTCCACCGAGTGGAGAACAGCCGCGCCCGCTCGCACGAGGGCAGCGGCATCGGGCTGGCCCTGGTGAAGGAACTGGTCGACCTGCACGGCGGGACCATCACCGCGGACTCGGTGCCGCACCACGGCACGGTGTTCACCGTCGACCTGCCGCTGGCACCCGGACGGACCGCGGTCGCCGACCGCCCGCCGGCCGCCGGCGCCGAGGCCTTCGTCCAGGAGGCGCTGCGCTGGGAACCCCGTCCCGAGGACGCGGCGGCCGGCCCGGCGCGGGCCGCCGGAGCGGAGCCGGGCGGGCCGGCCCACGTCCTGGTCGCCGACGACAACGCCGACATGCGCGACTACCTGGCCCGGATCCTGCGCGGCGCCGGCCACCGGGTCAGCACGGCCGGCGACGGCGGCGCGGCGCTCGCCGCCGTCCGCGCCGACCTGCCCGACCTGGTGATCAGCGACGTGATGATGCCGGGCACCGACGGCCTGCAACTGGTCGCGGCGCTGCGCGCGGACGCCCGCACCGCCGCGCTGCCGGTGCTGCTGCTGTCGGCGCGGGCCGGGCGGGACGACGCCCTCGACGGCTTCGACTCGGGGGCCGACGACTACCTGGTCAAGCCGTTCGCCGCGGCCGACCTGCTGGCCCGGGTGCGCGCCGCGCTCCGGCTGGCGCGGCTGCGCGAGCGCCACACCCGCTGGAACGAGGCGCTGGTCGACTCGCTGCAGGACGCGTTCTTCGTCTGCGACGAGGACGGCGCGGTGGTCCGGATCAACGCGGCCTTCGCCGGAGTCCTCGGCTACGGCGCGGCGGGCCTGCCGTACCGCCCGCAGCACCCGTGGTGGCCGGATCCGGCCGTCGACCCCGACGGCCACCGGCTGGCCGTGGCGGCGCTCGCCGACGCGACCGCCGCCGGGCACGGCAGCTGCACCGTCCCCGCCACCCACCGCGACGGCCACCGGGTGTGGCTGCACGCGACGTACAACCGGGTCCGGGACCCGGGGAGCGGGCGCACCGTCACCGTCGGCACCTTCCGCGACGTCACCGCGGAGTACTACGCGGTGCAGCGCGAGAGCGCCCTGGCCTCGCTCGCCGACTGCCTGGCCCGGGCCGCCAGCGCCGAGGAGGCGCTGGCCGGCGCGCTCGACGAACTGCGCGGCCTGTGGCGCGCCCGCCACGTGGTGGCCGCCCGCTTCGAGGAGGGCGGCGCCCCGCCGCGGCTCTGGTCCGCCGCCGCGGACCGGCCCGCTGCGGCGACCGGCTGGGCGGAGCTGTCCGAGCCGCGGCGGGCCGCGCTGGCCGCCCTCGCCGCCGCGCCGGCGCTCACGCCCACGCCCGGGCCCACCGGGACGGGGATCCGGCTGGAGCTCCCGGACGGGCCGGTCGCCCTGCTGGTCGAGCTGGGCGAACGCCGTCCCTTCACCCGGGAGGACGAGCTGCTGCTGACCCTGCTGGCGGGCCGGCTCGCCCAGGGCCTGGCCCGGGCCCACCAGATCGACCGGCAGCGCGAGACGGCGATCGCCCTGCAGCGGGCCATCCTCGGCCCGGCCCGCCTGCCGGCGGACTTCGCCGCCCGCTACGAGCCGGCCACGCCGCCGCTGGAGGTCGGCGGCGACTGGTACGACACCGTGCCGCTGCCCGACGGGCGGATCGGCATCGTGGTCGGCGACTGCGTGGGCCGAGGCCTGGCCGCCGCGAGCGTGATGGGGCAGCTGCGCAGCGCCTGCCGCGCCCTGCTGCTGCAGGACCCCGGGCCGGCCCGGACGCTCACCGCACTGGACTCGTTCGCGGCCGCGCTGCCCGGCGCGGTCTGCACCACGGTGTTCTGCGGCGTCCTCGACCCGGTGAGCGGCGAGCTGCGCTACTCCGGCGCCGGGCACCCGCCCGGCGTCCTCGCCCTCGCCGACGGCTTCACCGTGCTGCTGGAGGGCGCGCGCTCGCTGCCGCTGGCCGTCCGGCCCGGGCGGCCGCGCCCGGAGGCCACCGTGCAGGTGCCCGGCGGCTCCACGCTGCTGCTCTACACGGACGGCCTGGTGGAGCGGCGGCGCAGCCCGCTGACCGAGGGCATCGCGGAGGCCGGCCGGGCGCTGGTCGCGGGCGCCGGGCTGCCGGTCGCGGAGCTCGCCGACCACGTGATGGGCCGTCTCCGCCCGGCCGAGGGTTTCGAGGACGACGTGGCCGTGCTGGTCTACCGGCGTCCCGGCGGCCCACCGGCGCCCTGA
- a CDS encoding ATP-binding protein codes for MNAPTDRPEVHLGAMPVGIVQDTFALRRSARSVADLLGADGQDAVRLATALSELGRGLLGGERLTAAFDLRPGPLPLLAVTLDWEGGHRLSEEALDASSRLLPTHHDATAAGGRVRVEQRVGPAAGADPGLVERARRLLAAHTGPSALEDSRAQTRDLISALEQTRAQREELRRLNSELEETNQGVLALYAELSEELEETNRGVVALYAELDEKSRQLREASEAKSRFWANVSHELRTPVNAVVGLAELLRSDADAPAAERARQLSLIADSGRTLLALVDELLDVAKAESGTLEPQWAPLDLRAVLTHLDGTLRGLARPGVDLRIGPAPTGLDPVLGDETMLVRILRNLLSNALKFTEHGSVGLDTRVEDGPDGGPVLVLTVTDTGVGIPPDQHERVFEEFYQVKGPHQRGRRGTGLGLPYARRLAEILGGTLHLDSAPGRGTTLTVRLPAHPAPADGARRAVLVAVDDDPAFRAVLRPMLDRIADRVVEVTDGAAAVAAVRAARPDGVVLDLHLGEVDGYRILAELRADPALRQLPVVILTSASLTAADRGRLAHARAVLPKTGLTVGRIAAALSAPRTAAPHRPLPPEDGS; via the coding sequence GTGAACGCGCCGACGGACCGGCCGGAGGTGCACCTGGGCGCCATGCCGGTCGGCATCGTCCAGGACACCTTCGCGCTGCGCCGCAGTGCCCGGTCCGTCGCCGACCTGCTCGGCGCGGACGGTCAGGACGCCGTCCGGCTGGCCACCGCGCTGAGCGAGCTCGGCCGCGGCCTGCTCGGCGGCGAGCGGCTGACCGCCGCCTTCGACCTCCGGCCGGGCCCGCTGCCGCTGCTGGCCGTCACCCTCGACTGGGAGGGCGGCCACCGGCTGTCCGAGGAGGCGCTGGACGCCTCCTCCCGGCTGCTGCCCACCCACCACGACGCCACAGCGGCGGGCGGCCGGGTCCGGGTCGAGCAGCGGGTCGGGCCGGCCGCCGGCGCCGATCCGGGCCTGGTCGAGCGGGCCCGCCGGCTGCTCGCCGCGCACACCGGCCCGAGCGCCCTGGAGGACTCCCGGGCGCAGACCCGCGACCTGATCTCCGCACTCGAGCAGACCCGCGCCCAGCGCGAGGAACTGCGGCGGCTCAACAGCGAGCTGGAGGAGACCAACCAGGGCGTGCTCGCGCTGTACGCGGAGCTGTCCGAGGAACTGGAGGAGACCAACCGGGGCGTGGTGGCGCTGTACGCCGAACTCGACGAGAAGTCCCGGCAGCTGCGCGAGGCCAGCGAGGCGAAGAGCAGGTTCTGGGCGAACGTCAGCCACGAGCTGCGCACCCCCGTGAACGCGGTCGTGGGCCTGGCCGAGCTGCTGCGCTCGGACGCCGACGCCCCGGCCGCGGAACGGGCCCGCCAGCTGTCCCTGATCGCCGACTCGGGCCGCACCCTGCTCGCCCTGGTGGACGAGCTGCTGGACGTCGCCAAGGCCGAGTCCGGCACCCTGGAGCCGCAGTGGGCGCCGCTGGACCTGCGCGCGGTCCTCACCCACCTGGACGGCACCCTGCGCGGCCTGGCCCGCCCCGGCGTGGACCTGCGGATCGGCCCGGCGCCGACCGGGCTCGACCCGGTGCTCGGCGACGAGACGATGCTGGTGCGGATCCTGCGGAACCTGCTGTCCAACGCGCTCAAGTTCACCGAGCACGGGTCGGTGGGCCTGGACACCCGCGTCGAGGACGGACCCGACGGCGGCCCGGTACTGGTGCTGACCGTCACCGACACCGGTGTCGGCATACCGCCCGACCAGCACGAACGGGTCTTCGAGGAGTTCTACCAGGTCAAGGGCCCGCACCAGCGCGGCCGCCGCGGCACCGGCCTGGGCCTGCCCTACGCCCGGCGGCTGGCCGAGATCCTCGGCGGCACGCTGCACCTGGACAGCGCCCCCGGCCGGGGCACCACCCTCACCGTCCGGCTGCCCGCGCACCCCGCCCCCGCGGACGGCGCCCGCCGGGCCGTGCTGGTCGCCGTCGACGACGACCCGGCGTTCCGGGCCGTCCTGCGGCCGATGCTGGACCGGATCGCCGACCGGGTCGTCGAGGTCACCGACGGCGCGGCCGCCGTCGCCGCCGTCCGCGCCGCCCGGCCCGACGGCGTCGTGCTCGACCTGCACCTCGGCGAGGTCGACGGCTACCGGATCCTCGCCGAGCTGCGGGCCGACCCGGCGCTGCGGCAGCTGCCCGTGGTCATCCTCACCTCGGCCTCGCTCACCGCCGCCGACCGCGGCCGGCTCGCCCACGCCCGCGCCGTGCTGCCGAAGACCGGCCTCACCGTCGGCCGGATCGCCGCCGCGCTGTCCGCCCCCCGCACGGCCGCACCGCACCGGCCCCTCCCGCCCGAGGACGGATCGTGA
- a CDS encoding ATP-binding SpoIIE family protein phosphatase yields the protein MGAVTSGPAECEDSVWFRHSDSLPAAARSAARGLAHRIGLLPERAAEVALAVSEAATNLRRHAVDGAMVLRVVRTDTEAALEFVTVDSGPGMADVPAALTDGYSSDRTLGIGLGAVARLADAFDLHSLPGRGTVLAARFWNRTPAGRAAAAAGEPVAAGLTRPMSGQDLCGDAWAVRPVRPAPAATGADLPRPPSAAALEWSVLTNRAPRPRAGEEPDPADPAGAFLLMFCDGLGHGPLAARAASDAVAAFHRSAAQYPEQVLAELHRVLRSGRGGAIAVALVEPAAARLTFCGVGNVSAFVVDTVTGVRRSLPSAPGIVGHQLPPVLHAVRQDLAPRSAVVLHSDGLTDRWRAADVPGLFAHLPVTAAALLLREAGVRRDDAGVVVAKGAW from the coding sequence GTGGGCGCGGTGACCTCCGGCCCGGCCGAGTGCGAGGACTCCGTCTGGTTCCGCCACTCCGACTCGCTGCCCGCCGCCGCCCGCAGCGCCGCCCGGGGCCTCGCGCACCGCATCGGGCTGCTGCCCGAGCGGGCCGCCGAGGTGGCGCTGGCCGTCAGCGAGGCCGCCACCAACCTGCGCCGGCACGCCGTCGACGGGGCGATGGTGCTGCGCGTGGTGCGCACCGACACCGAGGCGGCGCTGGAGTTCGTCACCGTCGACAGCGGCCCCGGGATGGCGGACGTCCCGGCCGCGCTCACCGACGGCTACTCCTCCGACCGCACCCTCGGCATCGGTCTGGGCGCCGTCGCCCGCCTCGCCGACGCCTTCGACCTGCACTCGCTGCCCGGCCGCGGCACCGTGCTGGCCGCGCGGTTCTGGAACCGCACCCCGGCCGGGCGGGCGGCCGCCGCGGCGGGCGAACCGGTCGCCGCCGGGCTCACCCGCCCGATGAGCGGCCAGGACCTGTGCGGCGACGCCTGGGCGGTGCGCCCCGTCCGGCCGGCCCCGGCCGCGACCGGTGCGGACCTTCCCAGGCCGCCCTCCGCGGCGGCCCTGGAGTGGTCGGTGCTGACCAACCGGGCCCCGCGCCCCCGCGCCGGCGAGGAGCCGGACCCCGCCGACCCCGCGGGCGCCTTCCTGCTGATGTTCTGCGACGGGCTGGGCCACGGCCCGCTCGCCGCCCGGGCCGCCTCCGACGCCGTCGCGGCCTTCCACCGCAGCGCCGCCCAGTACCCCGAGCAGGTGCTGGCCGAGCTGCACCGGGTGCTGCGGTCGGGGCGCGGCGGGGCGATCGCCGTCGCGCTGGTCGAGCCCGCGGCCGCCCGGCTGACCTTCTGCGGCGTGGGCAACGTCAGCGCCTTCGTGGTGGACACCGTCACCGGCGTCCGGCGCTCGCTGCCGTCCGCCCCCGGCATCGTCGGCCACCAGCTGCCGCCCGTGCTGCACGCCGTCCGGCAGGACCTGGCGCCGCGCAGCGCGGTCGTCCTGCACTCGGACGGGCTGACCGACCGCTGGCGGGCCGCGGACGTCCCCGGGCTGTTCGCGCACCTGCCGGTCACCGCCGCCGCCCTGCTGCTGCGGGAGGCGGGCGTGCGCCGGGACGACGCCGGCGTGGTCGTCGCGAAGGGCGCCTGGTGA
- a CDS encoding STAS domain-containing protein, with translation MPEYALTIEVRTDPLGATVVSLAGELDYHTAPRLHRAVERTPPALPLVLDLTLLRFCDSLGMAELLFAFRRTQAAGTALALAGTTADVGRLLTMTGVDGILPRHDSVEAALRAVRPPG, from the coding sequence GTGCCCGAGTACGCCCTGACCATCGAGGTCCGCACCGACCCGCTCGGGGCGACCGTCGTCTCGCTCGCGGGCGAGCTCGACTACCACACCGCTCCACGGCTGCACCGCGCCGTGGAGCGGACCCCGCCCGCGCTGCCGCTGGTGCTGGACCTGACGCTGCTCCGGTTCTGCGACTCCCTCGGCATGGCCGAGCTGCTCTTCGCGTTCCGCCGCACCCAGGCGGCCGGCACCGCGCTCGCGCTGGCCGGCACCACCGCCGACGTGGGCCGGCTGCTCACCATGACCGGCGTGGACGGGATCCTGCCGCGGCACGACAGCGTCGAGGCCGCGCTGCGCGCGGTGCGCCCGCCGGGCTGA
- a CDS encoding fused response regulator/phosphatase: MTRTDAGPATVLVLDDNDTTRYIVGSWLRRSGHTVVEAVDGTQALALLERTPAAELPEIAVVDISLPDMTGFEVCERIKRQPRTAALPVVHISATAIEASDRTQGLHRGADAYLTEPIDAAELQATVTAVLRYTRARRRAERLAARVAALHRSTLALYGAPDPDALTTAAALGAVRIGAARATAIALGPDRDTLHLAHHDPDRPGDPAVRLLHAPPVLLDVLAHHTLGDATGTDTALLEAEEWRDVLADHGLDGAGLPAGPVALVVARTKPGRPLLALAVDRAAVAAPDERSLLSQLTQAAALALEAQRSQAEEHALALTLQRSFLPGRLPAVPGVDLAVRYEPASARSEIGGDFYEAVDTPAGLLLAIGDVAGHSLEAAMAMGELRHALRAYAIEGHDPQTLLHRLDALLTRLRPGLTATVCLVLIEPDRRRLHLANAGHLPPLLKLPDGSARYLDDHGILLGLNVPQPPAATIEVPPGSTLLLVTDGLIEVPGEDLESGLDALRDAFAAAPPGPDATGDLLLSSFATAQTDDVALLVARLH; this comes from the coding sequence GTGACCAGGACCGACGCCGGGCCCGCCACCGTGCTGGTGCTCGACGACAACGACACCACCCGCTACATCGTCGGCAGCTGGCTGCGCCGCTCCGGCCACACCGTGGTCGAGGCGGTCGACGGCACCCAGGCCCTCGCCCTGCTGGAGCGCACCCCCGCCGCCGAGCTGCCCGAGATCGCCGTGGTCGACATCAGCCTGCCCGACATGACCGGGTTCGAGGTGTGCGAGCGCATCAAACGGCAGCCCCGCACCGCGGCGCTGCCGGTGGTCCACATCTCCGCGACCGCGATCGAGGCCAGCGACCGCACCCAGGGCCTGCACCGCGGCGCCGACGCCTACCTGACCGAGCCCATCGACGCCGCCGAGCTCCAGGCCACCGTCACCGCCGTGCTGCGCTACACCCGGGCCCGGCGGCGCGCCGAGCGCCTGGCCGCCCGGGTCGCCGCCCTGCACCGCAGCACCCTCGCGCTGTACGGCGCCCCCGACCCGGACGCCCTGACCACCGCGGCCGCGCTCGGCGCGGTCCGGATCGGCGCCGCCCGGGCCACCGCGATCGCGCTCGGCCCGGACCGCGACACCCTGCACCTCGCCCACCACGACCCCGACCGCCCCGGCGACCCGGCGGTGCGGCTGCTGCACGCCCCGCCGGTGCTGCTCGACGTCCTCGCCCATCACACCCTGGGCGACGCCACCGGCACCGACACCGCCCTGCTGGAGGCCGAGGAGTGGCGCGACGTGCTGGCCGACCACGGGCTGGACGGGGCCGGGCTCCCCGCCGGCCCGGTGGCCCTGGTGGTCGCCCGCACCAAACCCGGCCGGCCGCTGCTCGCCCTCGCCGTCGACCGGGCGGCGGTCGCCGCGCCCGACGAGCGCAGCCTGCTCTCCCAGCTCACCCAGGCCGCCGCGCTCGCCCTGGAGGCCCAGCGCAGCCAGGCCGAGGAACACGCCCTCGCGCTCACCCTCCAACGCAGCTTCCTGCCGGGGCGGCTGCCGGCCGTCCCCGGCGTCGACCTCGCCGTCCGCTACGAACCGGCCTCCGCCCGCAGCGAGATCGGCGGCGACTTCTACGAGGCCGTCGACACCCCCGCCGGACTGCTGCTGGCGATCGGCGACGTGGCCGGCCACTCCCTGGAGGCCGCCATGGCGATGGGCGAGCTGCGGCACGCGCTGCGCGCCTACGCCATCGAGGGCCACGACCCGCAGACCCTGCTGCACCGACTCGACGCGCTGCTGACCCGGCTGCGTCCCGGCCTGACCGCGACGGTGTGCCTGGTGCTGATCGAGCCCGACCGCCGCCGCCTCCACCTCGCCAACGCCGGACACCTGCCGCCGCTGCTCAAACTGCCCGACGGCTCCGCCCGCTACCTGGACGACCACGGCATCCTGCTCGGCCTGAACGTGCCGCAGCCGCCCGCGGCCACCATCGAGGTGCCGCCCGGCAGCACCCTGCTGCTGGTCACCGACGGCCTGATCGAGGTGCCCGGCGAGGACCTGGAGAGCGGCCTGGACGCCCTGCGGGACGCCTTCGCCGCCGCCCCGCCGGGCCCGGACGCCACCGGTGACCTGCTGCTGTCCTCGTTCGCCACGGCCCAGACCGACGACGTGGCGCTGCTCGTCGCCCGACTCCACTGA
- a CDS encoding STAS domain-containing protein, which produces MAVERASERLVELLTRDDAVQEQWVTAVAATLGGRISRAELERELTDICQALAQALGKGSLDWHDEVYSEVRALLVELSRSRARHGFTPSETAVSVFACKAVLEPTTDSSAEDITAYLQLTRLLDGLGLFTIEAYARTREEIINAQAEQLLELSTPVVKLWEGVVAVPLVGTLDSARTQVVMEKLLQALVDSESEHAIIDITGVPAVDTEVAQHLLKTVVAARLMGAECTISGIRPQIAQTLVALGVQFGDIVTKATLADALRHVLQRSGTSAPAGGER; this is translated from the coding sequence ATGGCGGTGGAGCGTGCGTCGGAACGGCTCGTGGAGCTGCTCACCCGGGACGATGCGGTGCAGGAGCAGTGGGTGACGGCCGTGGCGGCCACCCTCGGCGGCCGGATCAGCCGGGCGGAGCTGGAGCGCGAGCTGACGGACATCTGCCAGGCCCTGGCCCAAGCCCTCGGCAAGGGCAGCCTGGACTGGCACGACGAGGTGTACTCCGAGGTGCGCGCCCTGCTCGTGGAGCTGTCCCGCTCCCGGGCGCGGCACGGGTTCACGCCCAGCGAGACCGCCGTCAGCGTGTTCGCCTGCAAGGCCGTGCTGGAGCCCACCACGGACAGCTCCGCCGAGGACATCACCGCCTACCTCCAGCTGACCCGGCTGCTCGACGGCCTCGGCCTGTTCACCATCGAGGCCTACGCCCGCACCCGGGAGGAGATCATCAACGCCCAGGCCGAGCAGCTGCTCGAACTGTCCACCCCGGTGGTCAAACTGTGGGAGGGCGTGGTCGCGGTGCCGCTGGTCGGGACGCTCGACTCGGCGCGCACCCAGGTGGTGATGGAGAAGCTGCTGCAGGCCCTGGTGGACTCGGAGTCCGAGCACGCCATCATCGACATCACCGGTGTGCCGGCCGTCGACACCGAGGTCGCCCAGCACCTGCTGAAGACCGTGGTCGCCGCCCGGCTGATGGGCGCGGAGTGCACCATCTCCGGCATCCGCCCGCAGATCGCGCAGACCCTGGTCGCGCTCGGCGTCCAGTTCGGCGACATCGTCACCAAGGCCACCCTGGCCGACGCGCTGCGCCACGTCCTGCAGCGCAGCGGCACCTCCGCGCCCGCCGGCGGCGAGCGGTGA
- a CDS encoding STAS domain-containing protein produces the protein MSERVPVLKIGRFLLVSIQVDLEDQIVLDLQDDLAERIVATGATGVVIDITALEIVDSFVGRMLANTAAISRMLDAETVVVGMRPAVAITLVELGLSLGGVRTALTLEKGLELLERDRTARTGRP, from the coding sequence GTGAGCGAGCGCGTTCCCGTCCTGAAGATCGGCCGGTTCCTGCTGGTGTCCATCCAGGTCGACCTGGAGGACCAGATCGTCCTCGACCTGCAGGACGACCTGGCCGAGCGGATCGTGGCCACCGGAGCGACCGGCGTCGTCATCGACATCACGGCCCTGGAGATCGTCGACTCCTTCGTGGGCCGGATGCTGGCCAACACCGCCGCCATCTCGCGCATGCTGGACGCCGAGACGGTGGTCGTCGGCATGCGTCCCGCGGTGGCCATCACCCTGGTCGAACTGGGCCTCTCGCTCGGCGGGGTGCGCACCGCGCTCACCCTGGAGAAGGGCCTGGAACTGCTCGAACGCGACCGTACCGCCCGTACGGGCCGCCCGTGA
- a CDS encoding anti-sigma regulatory factor, protein MTGPVAEDRQHVPIGSNDDVVRARQTVRTYAQQCGLSLVDQTKLVTAASELARNTLVYGGGGRMVCAVVRSGGRVGVHAVFEDSGPGIPDLDLALTDGWTSGGGLGLGLSGARRLVDDFDLHSEPGTGTKVSVTKWAR, encoded by the coding sequence GTGACCGGGCCCGTGGCGGAGGACCGGCAGCACGTGCCGATCGGGTCCAACGACGACGTGGTCCGGGCCCGGCAGACCGTCCGGACGTACGCCCAGCAGTGCGGACTGTCGCTGGTCGACCAGACGAAGCTGGTCACCGCCGCCAGCGAACTGGCCCGCAACACGCTGGTCTACGGCGGCGGCGGCCGGATGGTGTGCGCCGTGGTCCGCAGCGGCGGGCGGGTCGGCGTGCACGCCGTGTTCGAGGACAGCGGGCCCGGCATCCCGGACCTGGACCTCGCGCTCACCGACGGCTGGACCTCCGGCGGCGGCCTCGGCCTCGGCCTCAGCGGCGCCCGCCGGCTGGTCGACGACTTCGACCTGCACAGCGAGCCCGGCACCGGCACGAAGGTGTCGGTGACCAAGTGGGCGCGGTGA